The sequence GAGTGGCCTGGTGAGCACGACCATCGAGCCCGCCGCCGCGACGTCGCCCGACGACGGCCCGAACGCCGGCGCAGACCCTGTGCGCGACGCCGTCCGTGAGGTCGCGGGTCGCGCCCGGCAGGCCGCGCGCGCCCTGGCCACCGCCCCGCGCGAGCAGAAGGACGGGGCGCTGACCGCCCTGGCCGAGGCGCTGGTGACGAACACCGGGCGCATCATCGCGGCGAACACCGAAGACCTGGAGCGGGGTGAGCGCACCGGTCTGGCCCCGAACCTGGCCGACCGGTTGCGGCTCGACGCTCCCCGCATCGCCGCGATCGCCCAGGCGGTGAACGACATCGTGCGCCTGCCTGACCCGGTCGGTGAGGTGGTGCGCGGTTCCACCCTGCCGAACGGGCTCCACCTGCGGCAGGTGCGGGTGCCGATGGGCGTCATCGGCATGGTCTACGAGGCCCGGCCCAACGTCACGATCGACGCCGCCAGCCTGGCGCTGAAGAGCGGTAACGCGGCGGTACTGCGGGGTGGCTCGGCGGCGGAGAGCACCAACACCGTGCTGGTCGAACTGATCCGGGGTGCGCTGGAGAGCGTGGGTCTGCCGGCCGACGCCGTCGCCACCATCGACCCCTGGGGTCGCGAGGGTGTGCAGCACCTGATGCGTGCCCGCGGCCTGGTCGACCTGCTGGTGCCGCGCGGTGGTGCCGGGCTGATCCGCACCGTGGTGGAGAACTCCACGGTGCCGGTGATCGAGACCGGCACCGGTAACTGCCACGTCTACGTCGACGCGTCCGCCGACCAGGCGATGGCCCTCGAGGTCCTGATGAACTCGAAGATGCGGCGCACCAGCGTCTGCAACGCCGCGGAGACCCTGCTCGTGCACGCCGACGTGGCCGGTGACTTCCTGCCGGCGGCGCTGACGGCTCTCGACGGGGCCGGTGCGAAGGTCCACGCCGACGCCCGGGCGCTCCAGGCGGCGACGGCCCTGGGGATCAAGGCCGAGGCCGCCACCGAAGACGACTGGTACACCGAATACCTGGCCGCCGAGATCGCGGTACGGGTGGTGGAGAACCTCGACGAGGCGATCGCACACATCCGTACCTACTCCAGCGGCCACACCGAGGCGATCCTGACCTCCGACCTGCGCTCGGCCACTCGCTTCACGGCCGAGATCGACTCG is a genomic window of Kineosporia sp. NBRC 101731 containing:
- a CDS encoding glutamate-5-semialdehyde dehydrogenase, which codes for MRDAVREVAGRARQAARALATAPREQKDGALTALAEALVTNTGRIIAANTEDLERGERTGLAPNLADRLRLDAPRIAAIAQAVNDIVRLPDPVGEVVRGSTLPNGLHLRQVRVPMGVIGMVYEARPNVTIDAASLALKSGNAAVLRGGSAAESTNTVLVELIRGALESVGLPADAVATIDPWGREGVQHLMRARGLVDLLVPRGGAGLIRTVVENSTVPVIETGTGNCHVYVDASADQAMALEVLMNSKMRRTSVCNAAETLLVHADVAGDFLPAALTALDGAGAKVHADARALQAATALGIKAEAATEDDWYTEYLAAEIAVRVVENLDEAIAHIRTYSSGHTEAILTSDLRSATRFTAEIDSAVVAVNASTAFTDGAQFGLGAEVGISTQKLHARGPMGLAELTSTKWIVTGDGQTRP